The genomic DNA GGTACGCCGCAGGGTGAGGCCTGCCGCAACGGCTGCCGACAGTCCTCCGACTGCAGCCGCTACGGCACCTGTCCCACCAGCGCGACGGACGTTCGGGACGCCGAGACTGACCGCTATGCCCGGCTCTTCCGCCCGAAGATGATTGAAGAGGGGGTCCTTGTCTCCCAAAACCAGTTCGAGTCGAACTTCGTCTCCTATCGCCACACTGCGGAGGACGTCGAGGAGACGCTAGAAGCCTACAAGGAGGCCCTCTAGCGGTAGGCTTTTCGGAGGTACGCCAGCGCCGCGCCGAGCATCGCCAGATTGCCGAAGAAGGCCAGTCGCTCTCCGGACCGGTCACCCGGCTCGGCGTTCCAGAAGTCGTGCATCGTCGGCGTCACGACGGCGAGAAACGTCACGACAGCACCGGTCGCTATCCGCGGAAACCGCCACAGCGCCACCCCGATGCCGCCGACGAGCATCATCCCCGAAGCCAGCGGTGCGAGGACGTCCGGCACCGGAACGCCGGCTGATTCGGCGTACTCGACCGTCTCGTCCATCTCTCGGAAGTCTTCGCTGGCCTGTAGCGCTAGTCCGGCTCCGAAGAGTAGCCGGCCGAACGACAGCGATTGGTCTGTGTTATCGTCTACCATTTCACTGTTGGCTACCGGACCGTCGTACAAAAAGCTGCGTCTCGGGGAAAATACGCTGTCAAATCAGCTATCCGTCGCTTCAGCTCCCGTAGGTTTCTTCGAGATACTCAACGATATCGTCTGACTCGGGCATTCCTTCGATACCGTGCTCCTCGTCGATGATGACCGGGACGCCCGTCTGGCCGCTTACGTCTTCGACCTCCGTTCGGTCGCTGTGGGACCGCGGCACCTCGATGCTGTCGTAGTCGAGTCCCAACTCGTCGAGCTTGTCGATGACTTTCTTGCAGTACGGACACCCCGCCAGCTCGTACAGTGTGATGTTTGCCATCGACTTCAGATACGCCCCGCCACCTAAAGAGCACGGCGGTGGCGGCCACAGGGTGTTACGACCCGAAAACGCCGTGGCGTCAGAACGCCACGAAACCGCCGTCGGCGAGGAAGAAGAACACGTAGTAGGCGACAAGCGCCAGCGCCAGAATCCACTGGCCGAGCGTCACGTCACGTCGCTCTCCGACCGCGGTCTTGATGAGCGGATAGCTGAGGATACCCGCCGCGAGCCCGTCGGCGATAGAGGCTGTCAGCGGCATCACCGTAATCGTGAGGCCGCCGGAGATGGCCCAGACGGGGTCTTCCCAGTCGATGTCGGCGACACCCTGCAGCATGATGATACCGACGACGACGAGTGCGATGTAGGTCGCATACAGCGGCATGAGGCTCACGAGCGGCACGACGGCGAGCGAAGCGAGGAACAGGAGTCCGACCACGAGGGCGGTAAAGCCCGTCCGACCGCCTTCCTCGACACCGGTCGATGATTCGATGAACGTCGTCACCGTCGAGGTGCCGATTACCGCGCCAACGGTCGTTCCGACGGCGTCGGCCATCAGCGGCTTGTCGATGTCGGGGAGGTTCCCGTCGTCGTCAAGGAACCCGGCCACGCCGGAGACGCCGATGAGTGTGCCCGCGGTATCGAAGAAGTCCACCACGAAGAACGTAAAGACCACAAGCAGGAAGACAAGCGGGTCCTCGGTTATCTGCCCGAGGCCGCTTACGAACCCCTCGACGAGCGGGAGGAAATTATACTGGACATCGAGGAGATACGGCACGAAGCCCTGTTCCTGAACGTCGGCGTAGGCCGGCGGCGCGAACTGCTCTTCGCCGTTTGGGAGCATCAGCGCGGCGACCCAGCCGGCCGCGGCGGTCGTGAGAATACCGACGATAATCGACCCCTTGATGCCGCGTGCATAGAGAAACAGCGTCAGTCCGAGTCCGGCAACGGCGACGAGTGCCGCCGGCTCAAGCAGGAAGTTACCGAGTTCAACCAGCGTTCCATCAGGATACGCCGCGACAACATTCATCTCCTGCAGCCCGAGAAACAGCAGGAAGATACCGATACCGGCGCCGACAGCGAACTTCACCGGCTCGGGGAACAGTTCGATGACGTACCGCCGTGCGCCGATGGCGGTCAACGCGATAAATATCAACCCCTCGACGAACACCGCTGCGAGCGCGACTTGCCACGGCACGCCCAAGCCGATAACGACGGTGAACGCGAAGAAGGCGTTTAGCCCCATCCCGGGTGCCAGCCCAAACGGCCGTTTCGCGTAGAACGCCATCACGAGAATAGCCGCAACCGACGCAAGGATGGTGACGACAGCGAGCATCTGGATGACCTCGCCCTGATTCATCCCGGCCGGCGGGTCGGTCATAATCGCTTCCGAGAGGATGGCCGGGTTGACGACGATGATATACGCCATCGCGAGGAACGTCGTCGCGCCAGCCACTGTTTCGGTCCTGTAATCCGTTCCGTACTCGTCGAAGTCGAAGTACGCCGCCAGCGAATCACCTACGCCCATACTATGTACTCCGTCATACTATCGGATGCGCTCTTAACGGTTGTTGTCTCGGGACGTACACCGTTCGCCGTCGAAACCGCGAGTTCGTCCAGCGGCCGGGGCGTTCCGTGCCTGACTCTCGGTCTGCTTACCCGTTCCGTTCGACAAGCGCGCCGACCGGGGCGTCGGTGTGGCGACGCGCCCGCTGGATTCCTTCGTCGCCGACGGCGATGAGCGCGAAGACGCCTATCACGTCGGCATCAGCCGACCCGGCGATGTCCAACAGCAGTTCCTGTGTCTCGCCCGACCGGATGAGGTCGTCGACGACGAGCACGGAGTCGCCCGCGTCGATGGCGCTTTCGGGCAAATAGTAATCTATCTCGATGCCCGAAGCGAGTCGCTGTCTGGCCTCGATGAACTCCTCGACGGCTGTCTCCCGGGACTGCTTGGCGTAGGCACAACGCGCCCCGAAGTACCGCGCCATCGCCGCCGCGAGCGTGATGCCGTCGGTTGCGGCTGTCAGTACGGTGTCCGGTGGGTCGATACCGAGGCCCTCAGCCGCGACCGGCGGCACAAGCGACAGCAGCGACTGGTCGAAGACCACTCGGGTGTTGTCGACATAGCCCTCCTCGTCGACGGCGATGCGGGCATTCAGCTCCGTCGCCAGCAGTTCGCGCCCGGCGCTGTCGACGATGTCACGCGCCCGCGTCTCGCTCGGCAGCACGTGGCCGTTCACATACCGGTTTAGGTCACCGGCCGGCAGCCCGGTCTCGTCGGCGAGTTCCTCGTAGGTCCGGGTCTCTTTCAGCGTCCGCAACACGTCGACGGCGCGCAACTGGAGGGCTGCCTTCTCCGAGCGGTTCATACTCCGAACCGGGTACCCCCACGTGTATGAATACTTCGGAGTCTGTTGAAGGAAAGTTACACACGAGAATGGATATCACGCGGCCAACGCCTACCGGTCAGCCAATAGGTCCGAGGCCGTCACGAGCGATTCGAGTTCGATGTCGTGTTCGGCGAGGTTCTCCCGAGCGCCCTCCTCGCGGTCGACGACGACGATGACGCGGTCGACGGTCGCGCCGGCCTCCCGGAGTGCCTCGACTGCGTCGATGGCGCTTTGGCCCGTCGTTGCGATATCTTCGAGGACGACGACCTCCTCGCCGGCGTCGAAGTCACCCTCTATCTGGTTGCCCGTCCCGTACTCCTTTTTTTGCTTTCGGACGATGACGTAGGGGCTGTCCGTCTCAACGGCCGTTGCAGCGACAAGCGGTACCGCACCCAGCGCGACGCCGGCCAGCTTTGCGTCGCCGACACGGTCGGCGAAGGCATCGGCAATCTGCCGCAGACAGCCGGGGTCGGTTTCGAAGACGTACTTATCGACGTAGTATTCGGACGTGCCGCCGTGGGAGAGTTCGAACTCGCCGAACTTCACAGCCTCGGCGTCCCGGAGCGCGTCGATGAGCTCTTGGTTTGCCATACCCGTCCGTTGTGCGGAGGGTACAAAAAGCGGCGCGGAATCCCCCGGCTCTAGACGCTGTCTGTGATGTGGCCTTCCTCGCGGAGCTGGTCGGCTTCCTGCTTTTCGTAGCGCCAGACGACGTCGGCTTTCTCGTCCTGCCAGTCCCACGGCTCGACGAGCACGACGTCGTCTTCCCGTATCCAGATGCGCTTTTGCATCCGGCCGGGAATCCGCGCCGTTCGCTCTGTGCCGTCCATGCACCGGACCTTGACCCGGTTTGCCCCGAGCATGTTTGTCACGACGGCGAACACCTCGTCTCCCTCCGGCATCCGGAGGTTCTTTCGGCCCTCGTTGTCGCTCATAGCTGCCGCTTGGGTAGGCAACCTTTTAATCCTTTATCGGCATCGTCGCCCGCGCGCGGAGCGGAACTGGCCCTGGCGAGGACGGGCTTCGAATGCAATTTGTACCGCGCTTGTGCGTGCCGACCCCGCGCCTTCTACGGCGTATATAAGCCCGTTCCCTGCCAACCCGGCTACATTTATGTATGGTAACAACCGTTAAACCGGTGGCCCGGTAGT from Natronomonas pharaonis DSM 2160 includes the following:
- a CDS encoding glutaredoxin family protein, producing the protein MANITLYELAGCPYCKKVIDKLDELGLDYDSIEVPRSHSDRTEVEDVSGQTGVPVIIDEEHGIEGMPESDDIVEYLEETYGS
- the pyrE gene encoding orotate phosphoribosyltransferase, with amino-acid sequence MANQELIDALRDAEAVKFGEFELSHGGTSEYYVDKYVFETDPGCLRQIADAFADRVGDAKLAGVALGAVPLVAATAVETDSPYVIVRKQKKEYGTGNQIEGDFDAGEEVVVLEDIATTGQSAIDAVEALREAGATVDRVIVVVDREEGARENLAEHDIELESLVTASDLLADR
- a CDS encoding NCS2 family permease, whose protein sequence is MGVGDSLAAYFDFDEYGTDYRTETVAGATTFLAMAYIIVVNPAILSEAIMTDPPAGMNQGEVIQMLAVVTILASVAAILVMAFYAKRPFGLAPGMGLNAFFAFTVVIGLGVPWQVALAAVFVEGLIFIALTAIGARRYVIELFPEPVKFAVGAGIGIFLLFLGLQEMNVVAAYPDGTLVELGNFLLEPAALVAVAGLGLTLFLYARGIKGSIIVGILTTAAAGWVAALMLPNGEEQFAPPAYADVQEQGFVPYLLDVQYNFLPLVEGFVSGLGQITEDPLVFLLVVFTFFVVDFFDTAGTLIGVSGVAGFLDDDGNLPDIDKPLMADAVGTTVGAVIGTSTVTTFIESSTGVEEGGRTGFTALVVGLLFLASLAVVPLVSLMPLYATYIALVVVGIIMLQGVADIDWEDPVWAISGGLTITVMPLTASIADGLAAGILSYPLIKTAVGERRDVTLGQWILALALVAYYVFFFLADGGFVAF
- a CDS encoding DoxX family protein; protein product: MVDDNTDQSLSFGRLLFGAGLALQASEDFREMDETVEYAESAGVPVPDVLAPLASGMMLVGGIGVALWRFPRIATGAVVTFLAVVTPTMHDFWNAEPGDRSGERLAFFGNLAMLGAALAYLRKAYR
- a CDS encoding phosphoribosyltransferase family protein, producing the protein MNRSEKAALQLRAVDVLRTLKETRTYEELADETGLPAGDLNRYVNGHVLPSETRARDIVDSAGRELLATELNARIAVDEEGYVDNTRVVFDQSLLSLVPPVAAEGLGIDPPDTVLTAATDGITLAAAMARYFGARCAYAKQSRETAVEEFIEARQRLASGIEIDYYLPESAIDAGDSVLVVDDLIRSGETQELLLDIAGSADADVIGVFALIAVGDEGIQRARRHTDAPVGALVERNG
- the eif1A gene encoding translation initiation factor eIF-1A; translated protein: MSDNEGRKNLRMPEGDEVFAVVTNMLGANRVKVRCMDGTERTARIPGRMQKRIWIREDDVVLVEPWDWQDEKADVVWRYEKQEADQLREEGHITDSV